Proteins encoded within one genomic window of Thunnus albacares chromosome 13, fThuAlb1.1, whole genome shotgun sequence:
- the LOC122995009 gene encoding protein phosphatase 1D-like, whose translation MDDAITFRMSAFSEQGGRKYMEDVVEIRIEYEPTPSQAEDYPKSQRHGGQEKAESEPGKQTENETHGHNVAAESAPVSAMWVESLSNDDSGNNSAPASDREVAEHVVDTRKSVAFFAVFDGHGGREAAHFARENLWDLLKRQRGFWSKDHSEVCAALRKGFIACHHAMWKELPEWPKTITGLPSTSGTTASVIVIRGVHMYVAHVGDSAVVVGVKENDSDITLQALEITQDHKPELPKEKERIERLGGSVMKKSGVNRVVWKRPRLTHNGPVRRSTVIDQIPFLAVARSLGDLWSYDFYSGEFVVSPEPDTTVMTLDPKRHRYIILGSDGLWNMMPPKNAVNMCYSHDKMVGPKGMSCARRLGCTALLFWKERMLRADNTTVIVLALQEHGTPIPMHRDEIVVDMATGIDHVPYPGTTYNTCEVPKAEHEDGMFYEEDEIYGEEHEGWPCLEW comes from the exons ATGGACGACGCAATAACATTTCGTATGAGTGCATTTTCCGAGCAAGGAGGGAGGAAATACATGGAGGATGTTGTCGAGATAAGAATCGAGTACGAGCCGACGCCGTCGCAAGCCGAAGATTATCCAAAGTCGCAGAGACATGGAGGGCAGGAAAAAGCGGAGAGTGAACCTGgtaaacagactgaaaatgagACACATGGGCATAACGTTGCTGCTGAGTCTGCCCCAGTTTCTGCAATGTGGGTAGAGAGTCTATCAAACGATGACAGTGGCAACAACAGTGCACCGGCATCAGACAGAGAAGTCGCAGAGCATGTAGTCGACACTCGGAAGTCTGTGGCGTTTTTCGCAGTTTTCGATGGTCACGGGGGTCGGGAAGCAGCACACTTCGCCAGAGAGAATCtgtgggatttgttgaaaaGGCAGCGGGGCTTTTGGTCGAAGGATCACAGTGAAGTGTGTGCTGCTCTTCGTAAAGGGTTCATCGCCTGTCACCATGCAATGTGGAAAGAGCTAC CGGAGTGGCCAAAGACTATTACTGGCCTGCCCAGCACATCGGGCACTACAGCCAGCGTAATTGTGATCCGTGGAGTTCACATGTATGTCGCCCATGTAGGAGATTCAGCAGTAGTAGTTGGAGTGAAAGAAAATGACTCTGATATCACGCTCCAGGCACTTGAAATCACACAAGACCATAAACCTGAACTTcctaaagaaaaagaaaggattGAACGACTTGGTGGCAG TGTAATGAAAAAATCCGGGGTGAACCGTGTTGTGTGGAAGAGGCCCAGACTGACTCATAATGGCcctgtgaggaggagtacaGTCATTGACCAGATCCCCTTCCTGGCTGTGGCTCGATCTCTCG GTGATCTCTGGAGCTACGATTTCTACAGTGGGGAGTTTGTGGTTTCTCCGGAGCCTGATACCACTGTGATGACCCTTGACCCCAAACGGCATCGCTACATTATCCTGGGCAGTGATGGACTGTGGAATATGATGCCACCCAAGAATGCTGTCAATATGTGTTATAGCCATGATAAAATGGTG GGACCAAAGGGAATGTCTTGCGCCCGCCGGCTGGGATGCACAGCCCTACTGTTTTGGAAAGAACGCATGCTTCGAGCAGACAACACAACAGTGATTGTCCTGGCACTGCAAGAGCATGGAACACCTATTCCTATGCATCGAGATGAGATTGTTGTTGATATGGCTACAGGAATTGACCATGTTCCCTACCCAGGAACTACCTATAACACATGTGAGGTTCCAAAG GCGGAGCATGAGGATGGCATGTTTTATGAAGAAGATGAGATATATGGAGAAGAACATGAGGGATGGCCATGCCTGGAGTGGTAG
- the LOC122994821 gene encoding T-box transcription factor TBX2b-like — MRDPVHRVASMAYHPFQNNRPGALPLTAFLASAQPSFFPAVAFPDVASLSESLSEQVAPDARLHAVLGRQHQPVHQLSLKGMQPEEGPEDDPKVTLESKNLWKEFHKMGTEMVITKSGRRMFPPFKVRVEGLDETAKYILLMDIVAVDDSRYKFHNSRWMVAGKADPEMPKRMYIHPDSPSKGEHWMSKPVAFHKLKLTNNISDKHGFTILNSMHKYQPRFHIVRANDIMKLPYSTFRTYVFPETEFIAVTAYQNEKITQLKIDNNPFAKGFRDTGNGRREKRTKQLPISSSHENQSKADRECADSDDSYEQPGTSDPFHSPQEPMSSPLMSTPTCQDENTGSDSDIDLQDEDITETSCSRTEYSSTLSLKSEDILWNRSAVNQSNDNQDTAKDKTIFRTSGDKYSTEVDSSKNHTSEVKDGVLPMMMQTGSSSSLSVGHLQNLALSNSQQFLKLGSPWVFHPGHLSVKPDTFPTTGIGHPFSSLSGVNDLENGGLSSQSITSPSPFMFHLSQNMLASQGISLSPLGGLFSYPYHYMAAPTAIAPALPTCSATSTLARNHCFRSSRPWSRFSPYQMPTPVTSSQNLLTTRLPASSNSQSELYKSASRESSPVSDNHGYKTKTKQKTTPPKPDVKSSTDEPQHMHSFVNGPDKPLPPQL; from the exons ATGAGAGATCCAGTTCACAGAGTAGCTTCCATGGCTTACCATCCTTTTCAAAATAACCGACCAGGTGCCTTGCCCTTGACAGCCTTCCTTGCCTCTGCTCAGCCCTCGTTTTTCCCTGCAGTGGCTTTCCCAGACGTCGCCTCTCTCTCCGAGTCTCTGTCGGAGCAGGTTGCCCCTGACGCGCGGTTGCACGCAGTTCTGGGGCGCCAACACCAGCCCGTCCACCAGCTCTCCTTGAAGGGCATGCAGCCAGAAGAAGGGCCGGAGGATGACCCGAAAGTTACCCTAGAATCAAAGAATTTGTGGAAAGAATTTCATAAAATGGGGACTGAGATGGTCATCACAAAATCAGGAAG GAGGATGTTTCCGCCTTTCAAAGTGCGGGTAGAGGGGCTGGACGAAACAGCAAAATATATCCTGCTGATGGACATAGTCGCTGTTGATGACAGTCGCTACAAGTTCCACAACTCCCGCTGGATGGTGGCTGGAAAAGCTGACCCGGAGATGCCAAAGCGCATGTACATCCACCCGGACAGCCCGTCCAAGGGAGAGCACTGGATGAGCAAGCCCGTTGCTTTTCATAAACTCAAACTCACCAATAATATATCAGACAAGCATGGATTT ACAATTCTGAATTCAATGCATAAATACCAACCCAGATTTCATATCGTGAGAGCCAACGACATAATGAAACTTCCATACAGCACCTTCCGAACGTATGTTTTCCCCGAGACGGAGTTCATCGCTGTCACAGCATATCAGAATGAAAAG ATCACACAGCTAAAAATCGACAACAATCCCTTTGCCAAAGGGTTCAGAGACACAGGAAATGGGAGACGAGAAAAGAG GACTAAGCAGTTACCCATTTCCTCCTCGCATGAGAACCAGAGCAAAGCGGATCGGGAATGTGCGGATTCTGACGACTCATATGAACAGCCCGGCACCAGTGATCCGTTTCATTCCCCTCAGGAGCCAATGAGCAGCCCCCTGATGTCTACGCCAACCTGCCAAG atGAGAACACTGGAAGTGATTCAGATATTGACTTACAAGATGAGGACATTACTGAGACCAGCTGCTCAAGGACTGAATATTCATCTACATTGAGTCTGAAGAGCGAGGACATACTGTGGAACAGGTCTGCCGTCAATCAGAGCAACGACAATCAGGACACcgcaaaagacaaaacaatatttAGAACATCAGGTGATAAGTATTCTACGGAGGTGGATTCTTCAAAAAACCACACGAGTGAAGTCAAAGATGGGGTCCTTCCTATGATGATGCAAACAGGGAGCTCGTCATCCCTCAGCGTTGGTCACCTTCAGAACTTGGCTCTCTCGAACAGTCAACAATTTCTTAAGCTTGGATCACCTTGGGTTTTTCATCCTGGACATTTGTCAGTGAAGCCAGACACTTTTCCCACTACAGGGATAGGACATCCGTTTTCCTCTTTGTCAGGAGTAAATGACCTAGAAAATGGGGGCCTTTCATCTCAAAGCATCACCTCCCCATCTCCCTTCATGTTTCACCTGTCACAGAACATGTTGGCATCTCAG GGAATCTCATTATCACCCTTGGGAGGACTGTTCTCATATCCATACCACTACATGGCAGCACCAACTGCAATTGCTCCAGCTCTCCCCACGTGTTCTGCCACCTCTACGCTCGCCAGAAACCACTGTTTTCGCAGCTCGCGGCCTTGGTCACGATTCAGCCCTTATCAGATGCCCACCCCTGTCACCTCAAGCCAAAACTTACTCACAACCAGATTGCCTGCCAGTTCAAATTCACAGTCTGAGCTGTATAAATCAGCCAGCAGAGAGTCAAGTCCGGTGTCCGACAATCATGGTTACAAAACCAAGACCAAGCAGAAGACAACTCCACCCAAACCTGATGTTAAGAGTTCCACTGATGAACCGCAACACATGCATAGTTTTGTAAACGGACCTGATAAACCACTTCCCCCACAATTATAG